From Methylomonas sp. EFPC3, a single genomic window includes:
- the folB gene encoding dihydroneopterin aldolase — MDIIFLGGLEIDTVIGIYEWERKIKQKVILDIEMGFDIRKAAASDDIAHALDYKTVSDRVVEFVERSEFYLVETLIEEIANILLGEFQIPWVKITLNKKGAISRARDVGIIIERGQK, encoded by the coding sequence ATGGACATCATCTTTTTAGGCGGCCTCGAAATAGACACCGTGATAGGAATTTACGAGTGGGAACGGAAAATCAAGCAAAAAGTTATCTTGGACATCGAAATGGGCTTCGACATCCGCAAAGCGGCAGCCAGCGACGATATCGCCCACGCCCTCGACTATAAAACCGTCTCTGATCGGGTAGTGGAATTCGTGGAACGCAGCGAATTCTACCTGGTGGAAACCCTGATCGAAGAAATAGCCAATATTCTGCTGGGCGAATTCCAAATTCCTTGGGTAAAAATCACCTTGAACAAAAAAGGCGCCATCAGTCGAGCTCGAGATGTCGGCATTATCATCGAACGCGGCCAAAAATAG
- the plsY gene encoding glycerol-3-phosphate 1-O-acyltransferase PlsY yields the protein MMEWLLVPLAYLAGSVSSAIIVCKMMGLADPRENGSGNPGATNVMRIGGKKAAAITLVGDALKGLLPVLVAKALAVDSLVLSAVVFAAFIGHLYPVFFQFKGGKGVATSLGVTLGVAWLLGVAVAGTWFIVYKLGKISSLSALVAATLAPIYTWLIVGDAYLTATFTLISLILLWRHKSNIQRLLAGQES from the coding sequence ATGATGGAGTGGTTGTTGGTGCCGTTGGCCTATTTGGCCGGTTCGGTGTCGAGTGCGATTATTGTCTGTAAAATGATGGGCTTGGCCGATCCGCGAGAAAACGGTTCCGGCAATCCCGGGGCTACCAATGTGATGCGCATCGGCGGAAAAAAAGCTGCGGCGATTACGCTGGTCGGCGATGCGCTAAAAGGTTTGTTGCCGGTGTTGGTTGCCAAAGCATTGGCGGTCGATAGCTTGGTATTGTCCGCGGTGGTGTTTGCCGCTTTCATCGGTCATTTGTATCCGGTATTTTTTCAATTTAAAGGCGGCAAGGGTGTCGCGACTTCGTTGGGTGTGACGTTGGGAGTGGCTTGGCTGCTGGGTGTGGCTGTCGCCGGAACTTGGTTTATCGTCTATAAGTTGGGCAAAATCTCGTCGTTATCTGCACTGGTGGCCGCGACGTTGGCTCCGATCTACACCTGGCTGATCGTCGGTGATGCGTATTTGACGGCCACGTTTACTTTAATATCCCTGATTTTGCTTTGGCGCCACAAAAGCAATATCCAGCGGCTTTTGGCTGGTCAGGAGTCCTGA
- the dnaG gene encoding DNA primase translates to MSGRIPRQFIDDLLVRVDIVDLIDSRVPLKKSGANYVARCPFHTEKTPSFSVNRARQIYHCFGCGASGNAIGFLMEFNHLGFVEAVEDLANFAGVDVPREAGGGFSVPVSDKQGLVRLYDVLADVARFYAEQLRSSPEGRRAQEYLNKRGVGGEIAEEFLLGYAPDRWDGVLTRFSRAELSEAGLLVVRDDGKIYDRFRGRLMFPIRDKRKRVIGFGARVLDDSLPKYLNSPETPVFSKGKELYGLCELLQRNSKPTRILVVEGYMDVIALAQFGIAYAVAALGTATSKSQIDLLFRFTSELVFCFDGDNAGRQAAWKAVDASLPCLRDGRQIKIMLLPQGQDPDSLLRSDGVESFLERIGSAQVLSDYFFANIGSGADRATVEGRAQVLAAAKPALDKVPSGFFREMMFARLQALVAMPGVIDLGEKRSTLKGGRGDASAVKDSVRLSLPRKVIALLVQHPGLAILVERQGVELEELDFSGIAVLKDVLRVIALEKPENSAILLEAFRGSAQEKTVKALAALELGVPAGGEEAEFSGALQQLCRQTREQMLNRLIDKEGREGLAPDERELLRELLKEKL, encoded by the coding sequence ATGTCCGGCAGAATACCTCGCCAGTTTATCGATGATCTGTTGGTGCGGGTCGATATTGTTGATTTAATCGACTCGCGCGTCCCCTTAAAAAAGTCAGGTGCCAATTACGTTGCGCGCTGCCCTTTTCATACCGAGAAAACTCCTAGTTTTTCCGTAAATCGCGCGAGACAGATTTATCACTGCTTCGGTTGTGGTGCTAGCGGTAATGCCATCGGATTTTTGATGGAGTTCAATCATTTGGGCTTCGTTGAGGCGGTCGAGGATTTAGCGAATTTTGCCGGAGTGGATGTGCCGCGGGAGGCGGGCGGCGGTTTTAGCGTGCCGGTGTCTGATAAGCAGGGGTTGGTAAGGCTCTACGATGTATTGGCGGACGTTGCCAGGTTTTACGCTGAGCAATTGCGATCCAGTCCGGAGGGGCGGCGGGCGCAAGAATATTTGAATAAGCGTGGTGTCGGCGGCGAGATAGCTGAGGAATTTCTGCTCGGTTATGCGCCGGACCGTTGGGATGGGGTGCTGACACGATTCAGTCGCGCTGAGTTGAGCGAAGCTGGGCTGCTGGTAGTCAGAGATGATGGAAAGATCTACGACCGGTTTCGCGGGCGGTTGATGTTTCCGATTCGTGACAAACGTAAGCGTGTTATTGGATTTGGGGCTCGAGTCCTGGATGATTCTCTGCCCAAATATCTGAATTCACCGGAAACTCCGGTTTTTTCCAAAGGTAAAGAGCTTTACGGGTTATGCGAGCTATTGCAGCGCAATTCCAAGCCGACTCGGATTTTGGTGGTCGAGGGATATATGGATGTTATCGCTTTGGCTCAATTCGGCATCGCTTATGCCGTGGCTGCGCTCGGAACGGCGACGTCAAAGAGTCAGATCGATTTGCTGTTTCGCTTCACCTCCGAATTGGTGTTTTGCTTCGATGGCGACAATGCCGGGAGGCAAGCGGCGTGGAAGGCGGTAGACGCGTCTTTGCCCTGTTTGCGCGACGGCCGGCAGATCAAAATCATGTTGTTGCCGCAAGGGCAAGACCCCGATTCTTTGTTGCGGTCGGACGGAGTAGAAAGTTTTTTGGAACGAATCGGCTCTGCGCAGGTCTTGTCGGATTACTTTTTTGCAAATATTGGGTCGGGTGCCGATAGGGCGACTGTTGAAGGTAGGGCGCAGGTGTTGGCTGCCGCCAAGCCGGCGCTGGATAAAGTCCCTTCTGGTTTTTTTCGGGAAATGATGTTTGCACGGTTGCAGGCTTTGGTGGCGATGCCCGGAGTCATCGACCTTGGCGAAAAGCGGTCTACACTTAAGGGTGGGCGTGGCGATGCGTCAGCGGTCAAGGACTCGGTCAGGCTATCGCTTCCGCGTAAAGTTATCGCACTGTTGGTGCAGCATCCTGGGCTCGCTATTTTGGTCGAACGGCAGGGTGTCGAGCTTGAAGAGTTGGATTTTTCTGGTATCGCCGTGCTCAAGGATGTGTTGCGGGTTATTGCACTTGAAAAGCCGGAAAACAGCGCCATCTTGTTGGAAGCTTTCCGCGGGTCGGCTCAGGAAAAGACGGTAAAGGCGTTGGCGGCGCTGGAGTTGGGGGTGCCGGCTGGGGGCGAAGAGGCCGAATTCAGTGGGGCGTTACAGCAGCTTTGCCGGCAAACCAGGGAGCAAATGCTGAATCGCCTGATAGACAAGGAGGGTCGTGAAGGTCTGGCGCCTGATGAGAGAGAGTTGTTGAGAGAATTGTTGAAAGAAAAGCTTTAG
- the tsaD gene encoding tRNA (adenosine(37)-N6)-threonylcarbamoyltransferase complex transferase subunit TsaD, giving the protein MFVLGLETSCDETAVAVYHANRGLIAHTLFSQVATHAEYGGVVPELASRDHIRKLVPLIRAVLADASLQATDIGGIAYTAGPGLMGSLLVGAATARSLAWTWQVPAIAVHHMEGHLLAPMLEDNPPAFPFVALLISGGHTMLIEVTGIGHYRLLGESLDDAAGEAFDKTAKMLELDYPGGPRLAKLAEQGLSRFKFPRPMTDRPGLDFSFSGLKTFTLNALHETGQSPQDKADIAFAFQQAVAETLTIKCRRALQITGLKTLVVAGGVSANREIRHQLSAMADSANTRIYFPRPDFCTDNGAMIAYAGAQRLMAGQTQNLEIFARPRWPMEQLRQL; this is encoded by the coding sequence ATGTTTGTTCTCGGCCTAGAAACCTCTTGCGACGAAACGGCGGTCGCGGTTTACCACGCCAATCGAGGCTTGATTGCCCATACCCTATTCAGCCAAGTTGCCACCCATGCCGAGTACGGCGGCGTAGTACCGGAACTGGCTTCGCGCGACCATATCCGCAAACTAGTACCGTTGATCAGAGCCGTACTGGCCGACGCCTCACTGCAAGCCACGGATATCGGCGGCATCGCTTACACGGCCGGTCCCGGCTTAATGGGTTCGCTACTAGTCGGCGCCGCCACAGCCAGAAGTTTGGCTTGGACCTGGCAGGTACCGGCCATCGCCGTCCACCACATGGAAGGCCATTTGTTGGCGCCCATGCTGGAGGACAATCCGCCAGCATTCCCGTTTGTCGCCCTGCTTATATCCGGCGGCCACACGATGCTGATCGAAGTTACCGGTATCGGTCATTACCGATTACTGGGCGAATCGCTGGACGACGCCGCCGGCGAAGCCTTCGACAAAACCGCCAAGATGCTGGAGCTCGACTACCCCGGCGGCCCCAGATTGGCAAAACTAGCCGAACAAGGCCTGTCCCGCTTCAAATTTCCACGTCCAATGACCGATCGCCCAGGCCTGGACTTCAGCTTCAGCGGCCTAAAGACCTTTACCCTAAACGCATTGCACGAAACCGGCCAATCGCCGCAAGACAAAGCCGACATCGCTTTTGCCTTTCAGCAGGCCGTTGCCGAGACTTTGACCATAAAATGCCGGCGCGCACTTCAAATCACCGGCCTGAAAACCCTGGTTGTTGCCGGCGGCGTCAGCGCCAACCGCGAAATTCGCCACCAACTTTCAGCTATGGCCGACAGCGCGAATACCCGGATCTATTTCCCGCGCCCGGACTTCTGCACCGACAACGGCGCCATGATCGCTTATGCCGGCGCCCAACGCTTGATGGCCGGACAAACGCAAAACTTGGAAATCTTTGCCCGGCCGCGCTGGCCGATGGAACAGCTGCGGCAGTTGTGA
- a CDS encoding GatB/YqeY domain-containing protein has protein sequence MDVLKERIKEDMKAAMKSGDKARLGVIRMILAAIKQVEVDERIELSDDRIISVLDKMLKQRRESIKQFRDAERHDLADIEEAEVLVIQDFLPQQFTDAEIDAMVVEAVTQVGATSVKEMGSVMALLKPKMQGKADMAVVSARIKARFIA, from the coding sequence ATGGATGTGTTGAAGGAACGTATCAAGGAAGATATGAAAGCTGCGATGAAAAGCGGCGACAAGGCTCGGCTCGGTGTGATTCGTATGATCTTGGCTGCGATTAAGCAAGTTGAGGTTGATGAAAGGATCGAGTTGAGCGACGATCGAATCATTTCAGTACTCGACAAAATGCTCAAGCAGCGCCGGGAATCGATCAAACAGTTCCGTGATGCGGAACGCCATGATCTAGCCGATATTGAGGAGGCTGAAGTGCTGGTAATACAGGACTTTCTGCCGCAGCAGTTTACCGATGCCGAAATAGATGCCATGGTTGTCGAGGCGGTCACTCAGGTTGGTGCAACTTCGGTGAAAGAGATGGGCAGCGTCATGGCTTTGTTGAAGCCGAAAATGCAAGGCAAGGCCGATATGGCGGTCGTTAGTGCTCGAATCAAGGCGCGTTTTATAGCCTAA
- the rpsU gene encoding 30S ribosomal protein S21, producing the protein MPSVKVKENEHFDIAIRRFKRACEKAGVLAEVRRREFYEKPTTERKRKGAAAVKRHLKKLARERYALKNLRRGRPQV; encoded by the coding sequence ATGCCATCAGTTAAAGTTAAAGAAAACGAACATTTCGACATCGCGATTCGCCGCTTTAAACGTGCCTGCGAGAAGGCTGGCGTCTTGGCGGAAGTGCGCCGCCGTGAGTTTTACGAAAAACCGACTACCGAGCGTAAGCGCAAGGGTGCGGCGGCGGTAAAGCGCCACCTGAAAAAATTGGCTCGCGAACGCTATGCGCTGAAAAATTTGCGCCGCGGTCGTCCGCAGGTTTAA
- a CDS encoding pteridine reductase yields MPNVVLVTGAARRIGAACARMLHAAGYNVVLHFKSSESDAIALCEALNNLRYASAVSVKADLQSVTDVERLATVAASTWGGLDALVNSASVFYPQPVGKVVEQDWEQVFDTNLKAPFFLSQALLPTLRARRGCIVNIADIHAETGLPGFPVYSIAKAGLLAMTRCLAKDMAPEVRVNAVSPGAILWPEHGGSEAERAAILSKIALGRQGEADDIAKAVKFLIQDAGYITGQTINVDGGRSLYR; encoded by the coding sequence ATGCCTAACGTAGTGCTTGTCACCGGCGCGGCCCGGCGCATCGGCGCAGCTTGCGCCCGTATGTTGCATGCTGCGGGATATAACGTAGTTTTACACTTTAAAAGTTCGGAGTCCGACGCGATAGCGCTGTGCGAGGCATTAAATAATCTGCGTTACGCTTCGGCGGTATCGGTCAAAGCCGATTTGCAGAGTGTAACTGACGTCGAACGGTTGGCAACGGTGGCTGCGTCAACCTGGGGCGGGCTGGATGCGTTGGTGAACAGCGCTTCTGTGTTTTACCCGCAGCCGGTAGGTAAGGTGGTCGAACAGGATTGGGAGCAAGTCTTTGACACTAACCTGAAAGCGCCATTCTTTTTGTCGCAGGCGTTGTTGCCTACGCTCAGAGCAAGGCGAGGCTGTATCGTGAATATCGCCGATATTCACGCCGAAACCGGCTTGCCTGGCTTTCCTGTCTATAGTATTGCCAAAGCCGGGTTGTTGGCGATGACGCGTTGTCTGGCCAAAGACATGGCACCTGAAGTCAGGGTCAATGCTGTTTCGCCTGGAGCTATTTTGTGGCCGGAACACGGTGGCAGTGAAGCAGAGCGTGCGGCGATCTTGAGTAAAATTGCGTTGGGCCGCCAGGGAGAGGCTGACGACATAGCCAAGGCGGTTAAGTTTTTGATTCAAGACGCCGGGTATATTACCGGTCAAACCATCAACGTTGACGGTGGGCGGAGTTTATACCGTTAG
- the folK gene encoding 2-amino-4-hydroxy-6-hydroxymethyldihydropteridine diphosphokinase → MPTGYISIGSNIDKETHIPSSLNALRELFGELTVSSIYESEPVGFVGDSFYNLVIGFQSDLPAKSVAKLLRQVELDHGRSRDSQKFSARTLDLDLILYGDEIINDGRLQIPRDEIEKYAFVLEPLAEIAPNLTHPNTQKSYAELWHQFDKKDVKQKKLTVNSQA, encoded by the coding sequence ATGCCCACCGGATACATCAGCATCGGCAGTAACATCGACAAGGAAACCCATATTCCGTCGAGCCTAAACGCACTGCGCGAATTATTCGGCGAACTAACGGTATCCAGCATCTACGAAAGCGAACCGGTCGGCTTCGTCGGCGACAGCTTTTACAACCTTGTGATTGGGTTTCAGTCCGATCTGCCGGCCAAAAGCGTCGCCAAATTACTTAGGCAGGTGGAACTTGACCACGGCCGCAGCAGGGACAGCCAAAAGTTTTCCGCCAGAACGCTGGACTTGGACTTGATCCTGTACGGCGATGAAATCATCAACGACGGTCGCCTGCAAATACCAAGGGATGAAATCGAAAAATATGCGTTCGTATTGGAACCGCTGGCCGAAATCGCACCTAACTTGACCCATCCCAATACCCAAAAAAGCTATGCCGAGCTATGGCACCAATTCGATAAAAAAGACGTCAAACAAAAAAAATTGACAGTGAATTCTCAGGCTTGA
- a CDS encoding DUF2782 domain-containing protein, with translation MRLLIRCVPFVFAPFVAAWGAPDEPAPVPEPPDLPAPVQSGEEMEPDITIIRKGKDTIQEFRRNGKLYMVKIQPQVGPPYYMLDTNGDGEMDVKKNDLDDNTNINKWTLFEWDWP, from the coding sequence ATGCGCCTTTTAATTCGCTGCGTACCGTTTGTTTTCGCTCCCTTCGTCGCAGCGTGGGGGGCGCCGGATGAGCCGGCGCCGGTGCCTGAGCCGCCCGATTTGCCGGCGCCGGTGCAATCGGGCGAGGAAATGGAACCGGACATCACCATTATTCGCAAAGGTAAAGATACGATTCAGGAGTTCCGGCGTAACGGTAAACTGTACATGGTTAAGATTCAGCCCCAGGTCGGGCCGCCTTACTATATGCTCGATACCAACGGCGACGGTGAAATGGATGTGAAGAAGAACGACTTGGACGACAACACCAACATCAATAAATGGACCTTGTTCGAGTGGGATTGGCCTTGA